CAATATATTTCATCGGATTATTATTCGCGTATGCATAGCTGTTCAATCCTTGTGGATTGCTCAACAGTGCTGCCGACTGCGCTCCATCTCGAACACCAATAGTAAGATACACGGGATCCTGTGATAAGAACCGTCCAATCCCCTGCTTGTAATACCTCGCATTGGCATACGTTAAACTGGTATCCCTATCAAACTCATGCCCCGTGAACTTCCTCTGTTCGTCGAAGGAGCCTGACTTCCAGTCAATCCTCATTGATCCGTAGGGATAGTAGTCCAATAATTGTACCATGCCTCCACTACTGTTCGTAGCGGCGTTCGAGCCGGTGAGGTGGTCGGTATGGAGGTATTGAAGTGTCGTACCCTCGACTGTTCCTATGAGCTGGCTTCCTGCGTAGATATGCTTGGTTGCCGTGGTTTGCTTGATATTGTAGAGCTTGTTGGGATAGTGGCGGGCATAGCCGCTCACGCCGTCATAGTACTTGGTCCTTTGCCCTGTGTGGTCGTATTGGTAGGTGACGGTGGAGCCTGTTTTCTGGGACTGGGTAAGCTGGTTAGCGTAGTTCCAAGTGTGAGTCCACGTCGAATCTGACGTGAGATTGCCGTTGTTGTCATACGCGTAGGTCACGCCACCCACTGACGTTGCCGCGTGGGGATTGGCGGTTTCAGTGTCGGAATCAATTTTCGGTGCTTGTTATTGTATTATTCGGATTAAAGTATTTTTTATTCTTAAACAGTCCTATTAATAACACAATAAAGACTAAGAAATAAATGCCAAAATTTACCGCCATGCCCACCGGAGAAAAAGTAAAATCAAGCGCTTCCTGACGTACCGCAAGTCCACGCGCCTCACGACTTATAATATATGCGTCCTTTGCCAAATCGACATGAGTGAATGAAATGACAAACATGACTACCGTAAAGAATAAATAAAGAACAATACCCGCCACAGCTATTGGGAAGGCTCGTGGATATTGTTTAAATACAAAGACCGCTGCACTACCCGTAACAATCAATACCGCGAGAGCAAAGACTATATACAATACACCGAATCCAAAATTATTTAGTATATTGTAGTCGGATACCGTTTGATAGCGGAGAAGATCGAAAAGTGTGCGTACGAACAACCAAACTAATACGATTATAAGAATCGTGATAATTTTGGGCCGTTTTGACTGCGTACTGACCTGTGAATTTGTGACCGTTTGTTCCATATGATTTTTTGTAGATTACCACATCCGTTCGAATTCGGTGGATTTTATCAATTCTAAATTGGTGAGCTTAGCGCTTTCGAGCGCCTCTGCAACACGTTCTGTGACGAATCTTACACCTGTACCTTCCGCAAGGAAAATATCGCTTCCGTCCCACATTTTGAGATCGAAGTAATATCCATATCGTGCACGATATGATCCGTACTTCTCACTTGCAGGTACCTGCACCCACTCACTTTTACTATCATCAATGGGTCCACACTTACCCGTCACTACAAGCCCGCTATATCCTGACACTTCCTCTCTTTTTTTATTAAAAACTCTTGCCGGGAAAGTTGACCAGCCGGTGAACCTTCCCTTCTTCAACACTTCGACTACTCTATCGCTGATTAGGAGAATGGGAGGGTTTGCCGACATGAAGTCCTTTGGCCGTGTGCCGCCATTATGACCGAAGATCACGGGCTTTGCTGAACCTTCCTTTCCAGCAAGCAAGTCGAAGTCGTATTGTACCTTATCTTTGACTCTTTCAGGATACTCCTTAACATATTGGCTCATCGCGCCATATTCTATCCCCGCTCCTAGAAGGTAAAATTGGTCTGGAGTGTATGCCATATTATTCAATCTTAAAATCAATCCTATACTTCTCGGCTGTTTCATTCGCAAAATTATGTATCTGCTCTTGCGAAGCGTTTGGATTTTTACTGATAAACTTCTCCCACCTTGCATTATACTCGTTTGATAACTTCTGATGTGTCCCATCCGGTCCCTTCTGCCACCATGAACCGTACTTGGGATCATGGACATTAATACCGGCTCGCTCAAAGAATCCTCTAAAATTTTCCGTTTGCGGCAACATATGGTGCGCGTCGAACCCGCTCCCCGGATTCTTTCCAGTGAGTTCAATT
This sequence is a window from Patescibacteria group bacterium. Protein-coding genes within it:
- a CDS encoding RHS repeat-associated core domain-containing protein, yielding MTYAYDNNGNLTSDSTWTHTWNYANQLTQSQKTGSTVTYQYDHTGQRTKYYDGVSGYARHYPNKLYNIKQTTATKHIYAGSQLIGTVEGTTLQYLHTDHLTGSNAATNSSGGMVQLLDYYPYGSMRIDWKSGSFDEQRKFTGHEFDRDTSLTYANARYYKQGIGRFLSQDPVYLTIGVRDGAQSAALLSNPQGLNSYAYANNNPMKYIDPFGTEPVTFSIAGLMYLAVEAGFTVWDVYDLVKTWLNPNSTKIQKSITLAGVGIGLLSVGGGYGKAARLVAGHFDNVADASKGLKGAKAWASPTKYKEHYLDHASEFGARSADEYTDLARDFLQRAQSDKLPTKIDKDGIVRVYDEAANTLGSYNPDGTIRTFFKPDPAVHGQGTNLDYWNNQQGELVDWNKVDNVIKE